The Gammaproteobacteria bacterium genome has a window encoding:
- a CDS encoding cytochrome c oxidase subunit 3 has product MATATAQNKYYVPHGSHWPIVATVGVATTMVGAATWLNGADYGRNVLIAGVVITVFMMFGWFGTVIRESESGLYNDQVDGSFRWGMMWFIFSEVMFFAAFFGALFYARQYSLPWLGGEGHGIPTNFFLWPGFESVWPQTANGPAHIGGEYETMSPWGVPAINTLILLSSGVTVTLAHWGLKKGKRAQLILGLFATVVLGVIFIVLQAYEYGHAYHELNLTLESGVYGSTFYMLTGFHGMHVTIGAIMLSVILFRSMWGHFTADNHFAFEGVSWYWHFVDVVWLGLFIFVYWI; this is encoded by the coding sequence ATGGCAACGGCAACGGCGCAAAATAAGTATTATGTACCCCACGGCAGTCACTGGCCTATCGTCGCCACGGTAGGTGTCGCCACCACCATGGTTGGCGCGGCGACATGGTTGAATGGCGCGGATTACGGCCGTAACGTGCTAATCGCCGGTGTCGTCATCACGGTGTTCATGATGTTCGGCTGGTTCGGAACTGTCATACGGGAAAGCGAGTCCGGCCTTTACAACGATCAGGTCGATGGGTCGTTCCGCTGGGGCATGATGTGGTTCATCTTCTCGGAGGTGATGTTTTTCGCGGCGTTTTTCGGCGCGCTGTTTTACGCGCGTCAATACTCCCTGCCCTGGCTGGGCGGCGAAGGACATGGCATACCGACCAACTTCTTTCTGTGGCCGGGTTTCGAATCGGTGTGGCCGCAGACCGCCAATGGTCCGGCCCATATCGGTGGCGAATACGAGACTATGTCACCGTGGGGTGTGCCGGCGATCAACACGCTGATCCTGCTCTCCAGCGGCGTCACCGTAACCTTGGCGCACTGGGGGCTTAAAAAAGGCAAACGCGCGCAGCTGATCCTGGGTCTGTTTGCGACCGTCGTGCTTGGCGTGATCTTCATTGTGCTGCAAGCGTACGAATACGGACATGCCTATCATGAATTAAACCTGACGCTCGAGTCCGGCGTTTACGGGTCAACCTTCTACATGTTAACGGGCTTTCACGGCATGCACGTCACCATCGGCGCGATCATGCTCTCGGTTATCCTGTTTCGCAGTATGTGGGGGCATTTTACGGCCGACAACCACTTCGCGTTCGAAGGCGTGTCCTGGTACTGGCATTTTGTCGATGTCGTGTGGCTGGGACTTTTTATCTTCGTTTACTGGATATGA